In Myotis daubentonii chromosome 16, mMyoDau2.1, whole genome shotgun sequence, one DNA window encodes the following:
- the LOC132217852 gene encoding LOW QUALITY PROTEIN: cytochrome c oxidase subunit 6B1-like (The sequence of the model RefSeq protein was modified relative to this genomic sequence to represent the inferred CDS: deleted 1 base in 1 codon; substituted 1 base at 1 genomic stop codon), with protein MAEGIKTKIKNYQTAPFDSLFPNQNQTRNYWQNYLDFHHYEKAMTAKWGDVSVCKWXQHVYSKSLCPISWMSAWDDHWAEGMFPGKV; from the exons ATGGCAGAAGGCATCAAGACCAAAATCAAGAACTACCAGACTGCCCCTTTTGACAGCCTGTTCCCCAACCAGAACCAGACCAGGAACTATTGGCAGAACTACCTGGACTTCCACCACTATGAGAAGGCAATGACTGCTAAATGGGGTGATGTCTCCGTGTGCAAATGGTAACAGCATGTGTAC AGTAAGTCCCTTTGCCCCATATCCTGGATGTCAGCCTGGGATGACCATTGGGCAGAAGGCATGTTTCCTGGGAAGGTCTGA